The following nucleotide sequence is from Mangifera indica cultivar Alphonso chromosome 1, CATAS_Mindica_2.1, whole genome shotgun sequence.
GCGTCATGAGTTTTCATCACTTGTTCAGCATACTCTGGGGAAGAAACAACAATAGTAGAAAGTTCTCCCAGCTGTAGGTGCATAAAGGGTCCATATTTCTGGGCCAAATCTCTTAGTGCACGATGAGGTAGAGACCCCATAGCGAGAAGCTGGTGAAGATTTCCAATAAAAGGTAATTTCGGTGGCCCTGGAGGGAGATTGAAAGATCCGTCATTAGTTTTAAATCTTTTGCTAAGCTTCATCACCATGAAGACGAAAAGAAGAAAGCTGAGAAGGATTGACAAGGAGGGGAATATGAACTCCATATGTGAAAGATGAAAGAGAATAGTGAGTAAGGATTATACTATGTAACTATCTCTGAAATACGTAgcgcaaatatatatatatgtgtgtgtgtgtgaacttcgtaaaaaaatttagagaggGATTTCTCAGGCTAGGTTATTACAGTCCACACACTGTAACAGGTTTCAAAACGCCAAATATAATGATAGGAATCTTGTTACATCAAGTAGAAGTACTTTGATTCAAGAGATTGCCATCTTGTGCCGGCAAATTAATAAGAACAATGACATAGCAGCGACATAACCAAACTAACAAACATTGAATCCATTTGGGACCGCTTTCATACTCAATTATTTTAAAGGCTGATTACcttacaataaatattttttagactttttttttttcagtaaaataTGAAAGCTGAGAAGGATTGACGGGGAAGGTGACATGATCCGATTCTTTTGTCATAGATAAAATAAGAACGGTGAGGATTTACAGTCTACTATTGTAAAAGGTCTCTTCTTGTGCTGGCTGTTATCGGTGGATCCATCCTGAGAACTTAATGATCAATTGTCTTCTTGTCTCTTGAGTTATTTGTGGCCAGTGACTAtatcttaataaaatattgttttgaagTCTTTTATATGTGTTTTATTTGTTCCATTATTTTAAACCTAGTAGTTGTTGCTTAACCCAAAAACAATGTAGAATGAACAAGAAGGTCAATTTTATCAGcttttatttaaacatatttttcaaaataatgaatgaGACACcttcatacaaataaaaaccACTATAGAACAAGATTACTTCACAAATGATTCATTATCTTCCTTGGCTAAATATTCCTTCcgattaaataattcaaaaaaaaaaaaatagttagatAAGATCAATAGTTAGTGTAACAAGTCTCTCATATTAAatagggatttttttttaattgcaatGTAATGATaaaaacttttacttttttatcTGTTTTAATTTGAACGATTCAAACATGAGATTGATCTCTATGCCcacaataaataagaaaatattatgcatatatattttaaatatacaaatgagtacatacttatatatgttattatgtgattaaatgctacttaattcttaatttaaaataatttaatatcaaatatatacttatttgtgtatttaaaatagatatataaagttttattgaataaataattacttGATTTAGAAGTTTTAATAAGTTCTGGGAAtctatattcattttttttttttaccattattcTTGGCTCATttcatgttttaaattgtttatatgGATTTATATAATGCTTTCTTGTAATTATTTTCCCCAAAATATTCCTGTTCTGTGTGCATCATCAATCAGatggataatttttttgtaacatccctccctagaagtactatccatcgaaggagaaatgttacgaattaatattcgtagcatctattttttttctttttttttttaaatactacaCTTTGGGCCCTTACCCCCTTGcaagatattgtccgctttgggcaaCCTTCGGCCCGCACGGCTTTAAAATGCGTCTTGTAGGGAAACGAGTGGGCCCTCACTCAACTGCCAAGATATTGTCCCCTTACGGCCCAGCCTTTTCGGGGTTTTGTTCCTTGGACTCAAAGGCCTGGTCAGGGCTTGGCCCAAGAACGCGTCTTGCCTGGTAATGGGGGCCTTACTCATATATAGCACTTCACTCGCCACAAGCTTgccgatgtgggatttgcctaggggtgtcacatacaccccccttgtacgggactcagcgtcctcgctgaggtttgccctaCCATCCTTCAGAGGCTTGGGctgggctctgataccaacactTTGGGCCCTTACCCCCCTGcaagatattgtccgctttgggcaaCCTTCGGCCCGcacggctttaaaacgcgtcTTGCCTGGTAATGGGGGTCTTACTCATATATAGCACTTCACTCGCCACAAGCTTgccgatgtgggatttgcctaggggtgtcacatacacccccccttacaggactcagcgtcctcgctgaggtttgccccaccatcctTCAGAGGCTTGGGctgggctctgataccaacactTTGGGCCCTTACCCCCCTGcaagatattgtccgctttgggcaaCCTTCGGCCCGcacggctttaaaacgcgtcTTGTCTGGTAATGGGGGCCTTACTTATATATAGCAATTCACTCGCCACAAGCTTGctgatgtgggatttgcctaagggtgtcacatacaccccccctttacgggactcagcgtcctcgctgaggtttgccccaccatcctTCAGAGGCTTGGGCTGGGCTTTGATACCAACACTTTGGGCCCTTAACCCCCTGcaagatattgtccgctttgggcaaCCTTCGGCCCGcacggctttaaaacgcgtcTTGCCTGGTAATGAGGGTCTTACTCATATATAACACTTCACTCGCCACAAGCTTgccgatgtgggatttgcctaggggtgtcacattttttttcttgaactCTGCTACTTCACACCATAAACAATGCTCAAATGGGCAATTTATCTGAGAAAGCATTGGGAATCaatgaatttagaaataaatagagACAAGGCTTTTGAATGTATATatgcaaattgatattttattacatgAGTGTTCTTGATAcaaagattattattttattattacttattaatacATCATGTTCTAATCAGTGCAATttgaattacttttttttttctcaaaaataaaaaaattttaataacaaaaaaaacaaaaatatcttcaaAACAAACACTTCCTTCATTGAAAAGCAGGGTTTAATGTATTAGAGGGTGGGTTTATTCGTGGAAATTATACAacagtaattttattatcaatattcaaCTATTACAAATCGATTTTCTAAGAGCAACATTGGTCTTTATTTATATGTTGGTTACTTAGCTGACTTTGAAGGCAGTACGAGTTTGCCTACAATGCCCATAATGAATAATGACCTGATTTAGAAGTTTTGATGaattatagaaatatatattcaatgttTTTACCATTATTCTTAGCTTATTTGACGTTTTGAATTGTTTATATGGGGCCTTACATAATGCTTCTTCTTGTTAAAGATGAGGTAAGTTCTTCATGAAGACTAattttcctataattaattttccgAAATTATTCCCTTTTTATGTAATatactataattttaaattataacagAAAACTACATTATCAACCAcgtaaatacttttttttttcttggactATGCTACTTCACACCATAAAGAATGCTCAAATGAGAGATCCGTTTAAGAAATGTCAGTTTCTCTTTATTTCACATATACATTTTAATGAGCTGTTAAATAAAGTTAGTGGTCCGTAACTTCCCATTACATCCTTAACGCTATGacatatatattgaatttttgtgAGACACTTAAACAAATCTCACATTGACAAACCATGAGAGAGATGTTGAGTTTGTTTGTATACATTTCATCtctaaatgatgaaaaaatttaattggttaaatagtttcTAAGCTCTTTAAActgttaaaactttttttaagttataaaactCAAAAGTAAAGTCATAATAGACTGTTTATTcaaagtgaataatatcttgatagttAGTCGAACTATTGAAccaaaaatgttataaatgaaGACATTAAGTCTTGTAAGGAGGGGGGTGAATGTTACAATTTCATATATAGCTTCATGGGTTGAATGGATAATTGATACACATTTGCCATTTATTTTGTGAATTTGGATCACTTGAAAGCCCTTACATTCAAGAATGATTTCTATTGCAAATTCAACATTTGCATTGCAGGGGGGTTGACttttacaattttcaaattttttttttaaaatttacattatgtGCAATTTCGTTTATATAGGCTTAAAagcttaatttatatattccaaCAAGAAAACGTTGGAAAtctatgaatttaaaaataaatagaacaAGAGGCtttttaatgtgtatatatactagttgttatataatatgttacatgagttttattgatacaaagattattatattatttttacatatttataaaacatattttaatcagtgcaaattaaattagttttttttttctccaaaataacaattttataaggacaaaaaaataaaaataaaacacaccCCCTTCAATTTCCTATAGAGAATGCTATCATAATTAAACATTGGCCTGATGATACGAGTCAGGACAACCAAATCATTGCTTAAAGTGAGACATTATGTACCGCAATTGAACTAAATAATGTTGAATCTGTTTTCGCATTATTCGTCAAAaagaaaagtattttttttttttttttataaataatttcaattagCGTAGACATGCTTGAAATAAAGTTATGTTGTCCTTAGCTTTCATCAAAATTAAGGATTTTATTAAAGCCAAAGAACTATTatccatccaagttttagtctaattttaaaagtacattcatagtaaataaaaaatataaacaccTATTCATAAGATaacaattgttaaaatttttagttagaggtaagagtcaaattgttattttactactaaatcttaaaaccttcaaaattaatattatttttcttctcaggttttaaaaaaataatacttcattgcattcttaaagttttaaaagtttagatttcacccctaagaCTTATTACCCTTCTCCAACCACCATCTCTATCTCCGACAATCGTCAAATCTACTCTAAATAATTGTCATCGAAGTCTTTTCACCTCTCTGACAACAAATTGATGAATTTTGTCTAGAAATCCAgacaatttttgtttgaatgcGTTGTCGTTTAGACGAAGAGATTTAGATTCTCAACAAAGAGCAATGACGCGGCAAGGAGCACAAATCTCAGCTTCTCAACAGAGAtatggatttgatgaagatgaataaGAGAGTGAAGTTAAATCATCGATTGAGTGCGACTGCTCTTCAACCAAAGAAAGAACTTCTTTGCCAaagaagatgggtgggaagAGGAAGTTgactgaaaaagaagaaaagaaaaaccttgtgagaaaatacagtttttcaaagtttaatcatataagaaattgtttgttttttaaactaaaaaagaaaaataacataattttttaggatttgagaataaaataatagttttatcattatctctaattaaaaattttaataataattaatttattaatagatgTTTGATTAAGCAAGTCTTAATAGGAAACAGTccttttgtcttttattttttagatatttgtACAATATTGACCAACTATAAATCTATCATTAAAGCTCACGTCATCATATACATTATTTTCTCACCCTCTTGCAGATATAGTTCTCCACTTCACACTCTTGGAGATATAATTCTCCACTTATACTCACCAACCAACACTCCTCTACACTCACTTTCATAAGAGCGACAATAGTATTTATTTGTGGTTGCTGACGTTGGCTACTCAGCTGACTTTGAATATTCTTCTAGATTCTCGGATGGCTGTACGAGAGTTGATATCTTGTAGCAGAAATTCCTGAATACTTGTAGAGCAAGAAGATTCTATAGGATAAGAGGTAGAGAGAGGCggtgttttatttttaacattttcaaacccctgtttttatttcaaaaactatatatatatttttttactttcacTATAGGTACTTATGGATGGTAAGGAATGGGAATcaagcataaatcatcttttCTTCTTACGGTCAAACCAGAGGACTCTGTCATATCCAGGTCTTGATTTTTCATTCCCTCAGGAAGTTTCCAATCAAAATGGTACAACAAATTCGCCAAATGAAACTCAACACTGGCCAGACCAAATAAAATTCCAGGGCAAATCCTCCTCCCAGCGCCAAATGGAATTAACTCAAAATTAGTCCCCTTATAGTCAATAGCACTATCAACGAACCTCTCTGGAATAAAGCTCTCAGGTTCAATCCAATAGTTTGGATCCCTTCCGATGGCCCATGCGTTAACAATGACTTTGGTTTTGGCTGGTATGTTGAATCCATTAATCTCACACTGTTCTCTACATTCTCTTGGAATCAACAAAGGAGCAGCAGAATGTAATCTCAAAGTCTCTTTTATTATTAGCTTCAAGAACTTCGTTTCACTCATGCTCGTTTCATCAACCTTCCCTTTGGTATTGAACACTTCCCTCACCTCAGCTTGTGCCTTTCTCATTAACgttgaattttttatcagtTCACAGAATGCCCAATCTGTTACAGTAGCAGATGTCTCACTACCGGCAGTAAAAACGTCCTGGAAATTAAGGAAGTTAAAATCCACGCGTTATAAGAAGAGTCAATTCAGCTGTCTATGTGACTTCAAACATtctctaaataattttaaaggcTCGCAGATACCAACTAATTTTaagaagaattaaagaaaaacaagcatggaacaaatacaaaaaatagaGGAAGTGCAATATTGGACCTTAAGATgcaaaatttgactttttaagcTAAATAAGGACACAGGGACAATATGATCTCTTGTACTGATCAGTATATAACACAAATTAGTGCACGTTTATAGTTTTTGGGTGATGACATCTCAGTTTGTTGAGACTTTTTAACAGAATTTATGTTCATGAGATATTAGAGAGAGCTTAGTTTATGCGTTGATGAAATCTAAGGAGGTAGATAAACATggtaaaagaaggaaaaatactTACAAAGATGATTGCTTTGATGTTCTCAGCTGTTAAAGAAAATTGAGGATCATCACCATACTCTTGAAACTTCAGGAGAACGTCAACCAAATCTGCCTCTCTTTCACTCTTGTCAGACATCTTATGTTCATTCACAATGTTTTCAACTATTTTATC
It contains:
- the LOC123193199 gene encoding cytochrome P450 71D11-like, producing MEFACPSLPILLSFLLFVFMVMKIGKRFKTNDGTLNLPPGPLKLPFIGNLHQLVAMGSLPHRALRDLAKKYGPFMHLQLGELSTIVVSSREYAEQVMKTHDVVFASRPYNEAISVMTYHQSDIVFSPYGDYWRKVKKISKTELLSPIQVESFRPLREEEASNLINSIASKAGSVINLTEVIFSSTYGGTSRAAFGKKCKDKESFKSVINDAIKLLGGFDVTDLFPSIKLLQYITGIKSKIEKLHQEADKIVENIVNEHKMSDKSEREADLVDVLLKFQEYGDDPQFSLTAENIKAIIFDVFTAGSETSATVTDWAFCELIKNSTLMRKAQAEVREVFNTKGKVDETSMSETKFLKLIIKETLRLHSAAPLLIPRECREQCEINGFNIPAKTKVIVNAWAIGRDPNYWIEPESFIPERFVDSAIDYKGTNFELIPFGAGRRICPGILFGLASVEFHLANLLYHFDWKLPEGMKNQDLDMTESSGLTVRRKDDLCLIPIPYHP